The Dryobates pubescens isolate bDryPub1 chromosome 41, bDryPub1.pri, whole genome shotgun sequence genome includes a region encoding these proteins:
- the VANGL2 gene encoding vang-like protein 2 isoform X1 produces the protein MDNESQYSGYSYKSGHSRSSRKHRDRRDRHRSKSRDGSRGDKSVTIQAPGEPLLDNESTRGDERDDNWGETTTVVTGTSEHSISHDDLSRIAKDMEDSAHLDCWRHLGVTLAGALALLAFLTPLAFMLLPQLLWREELEPCGTACEGLFISVAFKLLILLLGSWALFFRRPKAFFPRVFVFRALLMVLVFLLVVSYWLFYGVRILDSRDRNYQGVVQYSVSLVDALLFVHYLAVVLLELRQLQPQFTLKAVRSADGASRFYNVGHLSIQRAAVWILENYYHDFPVYNPALLNLPKSVLAKKMSGFKVYSLGEENSTNNSSSQSRAVIAAAARRRDNSHNEFYYEEAEHERRVRKRRARLVVAVEEAFTHIKRLQEDDQKNPREIMDPREAAQAIFASMARAMQKYLRTTKQQPYHTMESILQHLEFCITHDMTPKAFLERYLSAGPTIQYHKDRWLAKQWTLVSEEPVTNGLKDGVVFVLKRQDFSLVVSTKRIPLFKLSEEFVDPKSHKFVMRLQSETSV, from the exons ATGGACAATGAGTCGCAGTACTCAGGCTACTCCTACAAGTCCGGCCACTCCCGCAGCTCCCGCAAGCACAG GGACCGTCGGGACCGGCACCGCTCCAAGAGCCGCGACGGGAGCCGCGGGGACAAGTCGGTGACCATCCAGGCGCCGGGAGAGCCCTTGCTGGACAATGAGTCCACCCGGGGGGACGAGAGG GACGACAACTGGGGGGAGACCACCACGGTGGTGACGGGGACCTCGGAGCACAGCATCTCCCACGATGACCTCAGCCGCATCGCCAAGGACATGGAGGACAGCGCCCACCTGGACTGCTGGCGGCACCTGGGGGTCACGCTGGCGggggccctggccctgctggccttcctcacccccttggccttcatgctgctgccccagctgctgtggagggaggagctggagccctgCGGCACGGCCTGCGAGGGGCTCTTCATCTCGGTGGCCTTCAAGctcctcatcctcctgctgggcagctgggcgCTCTTCTTCCGCCGCCCCAAGGCCTTCTTCCCCCGCGTCTTCGTCTTCCGCGCCCTGCTGATGGTCCTGGTCTTCCTCCTGGTGGTCTCCTACTGGCTCTTCTACGGGGTCAGGATCCTGGACTCCCGGGACAGGAACTACCAGGGGGTGGTGCAGTACTCGGTGTCGCTGGTGGACGCCCTGCTCTTCGTCCACTACCTGgcggtggtgctgctggagctgcggCAGCTGCAGCCGCAGTTCACCCTCAAGGCCGTGCGCTCGGCCGACGGCGCCAGCCGCTTCTACAACGTGGGGCACCTCAG CATCCAGCGAGCAGCTGTCTGGATCCTGGAGAACTACTACCACGACTTCCCGGTCtacaaccctgccctgctcaacCTGCCCAAGTCTGTCCTGGCCAAGAAAATGTCTGGCTTCAAAGTCTATTCCCTTGGCGAGG AGAACTCCACCAACAACTCCAGCAGCCAGTCGCGGGCGGTGATCGCGGCGGCCGCGCGCCGCAGGGACAACAGCCACAATGAGTTCTACTACGAGGAGGCCGAGCACGAGCGCAGGGTGCGCAAGCGCCGCGCCAG GCTGGTGGTGGCAGTGGAAGAAGCCTTCACCCACAtcaagaggctgcaggaggacgACCAGAAGAACCCCAGGGAGATCATGgaccccagggaggcagctcaggccATCTTTGCCTCCATGGCCAGGGCCATGCAGAAGTACCTGAGGAccaccaagcagcagccctACCACACCATGGAGAGCATCCTGCAGCACCTGGAGTTCTGCATCACCCATGACATGACACCCAAg gccttcctgGAGCGCTACCTGAGCGCCGGCCCCACCATCCAGTACCACAAGGACCGCTGGCTGGCCAAGCAGTGGACGCTGGTCAGCGAGGAGCCGGTGACCAACGGGCTGAAGGACGGGGTGGTCTTCGTGCTGAAGAGGCAGGACTTCAGCCTGGTGGTCAGCACCAAGAGGATTCCTCTCTTCAAGCTCTCCGAGGAGTTCGTGGACCCCAAGTCGCACAAGTTCGTCATGAGGCTGCAGTCGGAGACCTCGGTGTGA
- the VANGL2 gene encoding vang-like protein 2 isoform X2 produces the protein MDNESQYSGYSYKSGHSRSSRKHRDRRDRHRSKSRDGSRGDKSVTIQAPGEPLLDNESTRGDERDDNWGETTTVVTGTSEHSISHDDLSRIAKDMEDSAHLDCWRHLGVTLAGALALLAFLTPLAFMLLPQLLWREELEPCGTACEGLFISVAFKLLILLLGSWALFFRRPKAFFPRVFVFRALLMVLVFLLVVSYWLFYGVRILDSRDRNYQGVVQYSVSLVDALLFVHYLAVVLLELRQLQPQFTLKAVRSADGASRFYNVGHLSIQRAAVWILENYYHDFPVYNPALLNLPKSVLAKKMSGFKVYSLGEAENSTNNSSSQSRAVIAAAARRRDNSHNEFYYEEAEHERRVRKRRARLVVAVEEAFTHIKRLQEDDQKNPREIMDPREAAQAIFASMARAMQKYLRTTKQQPYHTMESILQHLEFCITHDMTPKAFLERYLSAGPTIQYHKDRWLAKQWTLVSEEPVTNGLKDGVVFVLKRQDFSLVVSTKRIPLFKLSEEFVDPKSHKFVMRLQSETSV, from the exons ATGGACAATGAGTCGCAGTACTCAGGCTACTCCTACAAGTCCGGCCACTCCCGCAGCTCCCGCAAGCACAG GGACCGTCGGGACCGGCACCGCTCCAAGAGCCGCGACGGGAGCCGCGGGGACAAGTCGGTGACCATCCAGGCGCCGGGAGAGCCCTTGCTGGACAATGAGTCCACCCGGGGGGACGAGAGG GACGACAACTGGGGGGAGACCACCACGGTGGTGACGGGGACCTCGGAGCACAGCATCTCCCACGATGACCTCAGCCGCATCGCCAAGGACATGGAGGACAGCGCCCACCTGGACTGCTGGCGGCACCTGGGGGTCACGCTGGCGggggccctggccctgctggccttcctcacccccttggccttcatgctgctgccccagctgctgtggagggaggagctggagccctgCGGCACGGCCTGCGAGGGGCTCTTCATCTCGGTGGCCTTCAAGctcctcatcctcctgctgggcagctgggcgCTCTTCTTCCGCCGCCCCAAGGCCTTCTTCCCCCGCGTCTTCGTCTTCCGCGCCCTGCTGATGGTCCTGGTCTTCCTCCTGGTGGTCTCCTACTGGCTCTTCTACGGGGTCAGGATCCTGGACTCCCGGGACAGGAACTACCAGGGGGTGGTGCAGTACTCGGTGTCGCTGGTGGACGCCCTGCTCTTCGTCCACTACCTGgcggtggtgctgctggagctgcggCAGCTGCAGCCGCAGTTCACCCTCAAGGCCGTGCGCTCGGCCGACGGCGCCAGCCGCTTCTACAACGTGGGGCACCTCAG CATCCAGCGAGCAGCTGTCTGGATCCTGGAGAACTACTACCACGACTTCCCGGTCtacaaccctgccctgctcaacCTGCCCAAGTCTGTCCTGGCCAAGAAAATGTCTGGCTTCAAAGTCTATTCCCTTGGCGAGG CAGAGAACTCCACCAACAACTCCAGCAGCCAGTCGCGGGCGGTGATCGCGGCGGCCGCGCGCCGCAGGGACAACAGCCACAATGAGTTCTACTACGAGGAGGCCGAGCACGAGCGCAGGGTGCGCAAGCGCCGCGCCAG GCTGGTGGTGGCAGTGGAAGAAGCCTTCACCCACAtcaagaggctgcaggaggacgACCAGAAGAACCCCAGGGAGATCATGgaccccagggaggcagctcaggccATCTTTGCCTCCATGGCCAGGGCCATGCAGAAGTACCTGAGGAccaccaagcagcagccctACCACACCATGGAGAGCATCCTGCAGCACCTGGAGTTCTGCATCACCCATGACATGACACCCAAg gccttcctgGAGCGCTACCTGAGCGCCGGCCCCACCATCCAGTACCACAAGGACCGCTGGCTGGCCAAGCAGTGGACGCTGGTCAGCGAGGAGCCGGTGACCAACGGGCTGAAGGACGGGGTGGTCTTCGTGCTGAAGAGGCAGGACTTCAGCCTGGTGGTCAGCACCAAGAGGATTCCTCTCTTCAAGCTCTCCGAGGAGTTCGTGGACCCCAAGTCGCACAAGTTCGTCATGAGGCTGCAGTCGGAGACCTCGGTGTGA